A genomic window from Pseudohongiella acticola includes:
- a CDS encoding NAD(P)H-dependent glycerol-3-phosphate dehydrogenase: MPTQTVSVLGGGSFGTVIANIVAGNGYKVNFWMRNQDRVDEVNRSHENPHYLPGYRLDDNVTATADIEQAVSGSRLVFVAVPSAYFRSVVKQMLPALTADTILVSTTKGIEAGSFLLMSQVMREEAPTARIGVLSGPNLAGEIAARSLAGTVVASADDQVRDRVRDVLKSEYFRVYTNDDMFGVELGGSLKNIYAIIAGLASAMGMGQNTNGMLITRSLTEMARLGRELGADPMTFLGLSGVGDLIVTCSSSLSRNFRVGFALGQGKSLAEAVAETGQVAEGVNTLKLVKEKADELGIYMPLASGLYQIVYEEKPVSQVISALMLGEGALDVEYEAHRSKTLT, translated from the coding sequence ATGCCGACGCAAACCGTCAGCGTGCTGGGAGGCGGCAGTTTTGGCACAGTGATTGCCAATATCGTGGCCGGCAACGGCTACAAAGTGAACTTCTGGATGCGGAACCAGGACCGGGTCGACGAGGTCAATCGCAGCCACGAGAACCCGCACTACCTGCCCGGATACAGACTTGATGATAACGTAACGGCCACCGCCGATATTGAGCAGGCGGTCAGCGGCAGCCGGCTGGTGTTTGTTGCCGTACCCAGTGCCTATTTCCGGAGCGTGGTGAAGCAGATGTTGCCAGCCCTGACGGCGGACACCATACTGGTCAGCACCACCAAGGGCATAGAGGCGGGCAGCTTTTTGCTGATGAGCCAGGTGATGCGCGAGGAAGCACCGACTGCACGCATTGGTGTGCTCAGCGGACCCAACCTGGCCGGTGAGATTGCCGCCCGCAGCCTCGCGGGCACGGTGGTTGCCAGCGCGGATGATCAGGTCCGTGACCGCGTGCGAGATGTGCTTAAGTCGGAATATTTTCGGGTCTATACCAATGACGACATGTTTGGTGTGGAACTGGGCGGTTCCCTGAAGAACATATACGCGATCATCGCCGGACTCGCCTCAGCCATGGGGATGGGACAGAATACCAACGGCATGCTGATCACTCGCAGCCTCACTGAAATGGCAAGACTGGGCCGGGAACTGGGCGCAGATCCGATGACCTTTCTGGGCCTGTCGGGAGTTGGCGATCTTATCGTCACCTGTTCATCTTCGCTGAGTCGCAATTTTCGTGTAGGCTTTGCGTTGGGGCAGGGGAAATCATTGGCCGAGGCTGTCGCCGAGACCGGACAAGTTGCCGAGGGTGTCAACACCCTGAAGCTGGTCAAGGAAAAGGCGGACGAACTGGGCATTTATATGCCGCTGGCCTCAGGTCTTTATCAGATTGTGTATGAAGAAAAGCCGGTCAGCCAGGTTATTTCAGCCCTGATGCTGGGTGAAGGCGCGCTGGATGTAGAGTACGAGGCACACCGCAGTAAAACGCTGACCTGA
- the nqrM gene encoding (Na+)-NQR maturation NqrM translates to MMTTLIASLVIMLMVVAGMAIGVLFGREPIKGSCGGLNNAGVEGSCELCGGNPAKCEETSK, encoded by the coding sequence ATGATGACAACGTTAATTGCCAGTCTGGTTATTATGCTGATGGTCGTCGCCGGCATGGCGATTGGTGTACTGTTCGGCCGCGAACCAATCAAGGGTTCCTGCGGTGGTCTGAACAATGCCGGTGTCGAAGGAAGCTGTGAGTTGTGTGGCGGCAACCCCGCCAAGTGCGAGGAAACCTCGAAGTAG
- the sthA gene encoding Si-specific NAD(P)(+) transhydrogenase, translated as MAKNSYDIIVVGSGPAGESAAINAAKHGKRVALISDRDKVGGSCTHLGTIPSKALRHYVKQMMQFRSNPLLREFATLHKPSFQEIMCHADRVIDEQVYLRSNYYEKNDVEVIQGQATFLDANTIKLGTKGPTLKADYFIVATGSRPYRPESVDFTHPRLFDSDKILSLDHSPKKVTVIGAGVIGCEYASIFGGMGCKVELINPAESLLSFLDWEISDALSYHLRDIGVRSRHNEAYESIEYNDKYVVTHLASGKKIKSDIILWANGRAGNSDGLGLEELGIKINARGQVQVNERYQTAQKNIYAAGDIIGWPSLASAAYDQGRAACNAIVDPDEFVAIDRVASGIYTIPEISTLGKTEQELTADQVPYEVGKAFFNNTARGQITGEQVGMLKLIFHFETLEILGIHCFGDQASEIVHIGQAIMEQHGKANTMKYFLNTTFNYPTMAEAYRIAALDGLNRVF; from the coding sequence ATGGCAAAAAATTCCTACGATATCATTGTGGTTGGCAGCGGCCCGGCCGGCGAATCGGCCGCCATCAATGCCGCCAAGCATGGCAAACGTGTTGCGTTGATCTCTGACCGGGACAAGGTGGGCGGCAGCTGCACGCACCTGGGTACCATCCCTTCAAAGGCATTGCGACACTACGTCAAACAGATGATGCAGTTTCGCTCCAACCCGTTGTTGCGCGAATTCGCCACCCTGCACAAACCCAGTTTTCAGGAAATCATGTGTCACGCTGATCGTGTGATTGACGAACAGGTGTACCTGCGTAGCAATTATTACGAAAAAAATGATGTTGAAGTTATTCAGGGCCAGGCAACGTTCCTTGATGCCAATACCATCAAGCTGGGAACCAAAGGTCCCACATTAAAGGCCGATTACTTTATCGTCGCCACCGGGTCGCGTCCCTATCGGCCTGAAAGCGTCGACTTTACGCACCCCCGCCTTTTCGACAGCGACAAGATTCTGTCGCTGGATCATTCCCCGAAAAAAGTGACGGTGATTGGCGCCGGTGTTATTGGCTGTGAATACGCCTCCATTTTTGGTGGCATGGGCTGCAAGGTCGAACTGATCAATCCGGCCGAGTCGCTGCTGTCCTTTCTTGACTGGGAAATATCCGATGCGCTGAGTTACCACCTGCGCGATATTGGCGTGCGCAGCCGTCATAACGAAGCATATGAATCCATCGAGTATAACGACAAATATGTTGTCACCCACCTGGCTTCGGGCAAAAAGATCAAAAGCGATATCATTCTGTGGGCCAATGGCCGTGCCGGTAACTCTGATGGGCTGGGTCTGGAAGAGCTGGGTATTAAAATCAATGCCCGGGGCCAGGTGCAGGTCAACGAGCGTTATCAGACCGCACAGAAAAATATCTACGCGGCCGGTGATATCATCGGCTGGCCTTCGCTGGCCAGCGCCGCTTATGATCAGGGCCGCGCTGCCTGCAACGCCATTGTTGATCCCGATGAATTTGTTGCCATCGACCGGGTTGCGTCGGGCATCTATACCATCCCTGAGATCAGTACGCTGGGCAAGACCGAGCAGGAGCTGACTGCTGACCAGGTGCCGTATGAAGTTGGTAAGGCGTTTTTCAACAACACCGCTCGCGGCCAGATTACCGGTGAGCAGGTGGGCATGCTGAAGCTGATCTTCCATTTTGAAACACTCGAGATTCTGGGTATTCACTGTTTCGGTGACCAGGCCTCGGAGATTGTCCACATTGGTCAGGCCATCATGGAGCAGCACGGCAAGGCCAACACCATGAAATACTTCCTCAATACCACGTTCAACTACCCGACCATGGCCGAAGCCTATCGCATCGCGGCGCTTGATGGCCTTAACCGGGTATTCTGA
- a CDS encoding FAD:protein FMN transferase produces the protein MKYLRRYSFTLAFLALFFAWVWLRPDSPAQVYQLDGETMGTRYSILVTSFPDDISDNELASGIEQRLYRIDRELMSTYAPESELSRFNRSAVGPWVEVSAELAEVVAQAQEISDLTDGYFDVTVGPLVDRWGFGPVQEMAGSPRIPTDAEITQLQAQVGYHQLEVSRDPPQLRKLADVRVDLSGIAKGFGADVIADYLDAVGLDSYFIEIGGELRVRGIKPDGSSWVPAIETPGQGAPQVHDIIVVDGQPLAIAGSGDYRNFFEQDGVRFSHEIDPFTGRPVTHDLAAVYIITDTAATADALATAFMVMGTERAFALSEQLNLAAYFINKRRAGEGFDSSHTSHFTRYLPDDDSTSAGNNREN, from the coding sequence TTGAAGTACCTTCGCCGTTACAGTTTTACATTGGCCTTCCTGGCGCTGTTTTTCGCCTGGGTGTGGTTGCGGCCGGACAGCCCGGCTCAGGTGTATCAGCTTGACGGCGAAACCATGGGCACTCGTTACAGTATCCTGGTCACCAGTTTCCCGGACGACATCTCCGACAACGAGCTTGCCAGCGGTATTGAGCAGCGTCTATACCGCATCGATCGCGAATTGATGTCGACCTATGCGCCGGAGTCCGAATTATCGCGCTTTAATCGCTCGGCAGTCGGGCCCTGGGTAGAGGTGTCAGCCGAGCTGGCCGAGGTCGTGGCGCAAGCGCAGGAGATCAGTGACCTGACCGACGGCTACTTTGATGTTACCGTAGGGCCACTGGTTGATCGTTGGGGTTTTGGGCCGGTACAGGAGATGGCGGGTTCGCCACGCATCCCAACGGATGCAGAGATCACGCAGTTGCAGGCACAGGTCGGTTATCACCAGCTGGAAGTCAGTCGGGATCCGCCTCAACTGAGAAAGCTTGCTGATGTGCGGGTTGACCTGAGTGGTATTGCCAAAGGCTTCGGTGCTGATGTCATTGCTGATTACCTGGATGCGGTTGGCCTGGACAGCTATTTTATTGAAATCGGCGGCGAATTGCGCGTTCGGGGTATCAAGCCCGATGGCAGCAGCTGGGTGCCGGCGATAGAAACGCCGGGGCAGGGCGCGCCCCAGGTTCATGACATCATTGTTGTCGATGGACAACCCCTGGCAATTGCCGGGTCAGGCGATTACCGCAATTTTTTTGAACAGGATGGTGTAAGATTCTCTCATGAGATCGATCCATTCACCGGACGACCGGTCACACATGATCTGGCTGCGGTCTACATCATCACCGACACCGCAGCCACGGCAGATGCGCTGGCAACCGCCTTCATGGTGATGGGAACCGAGCGCGCATTTGCGCTGTCCGAGCAACTTAACCTGGCAGCGTACTTTATTAACAAGCGACGAGCGGGTGAGGGCTTTGATAGTAGCCATACCTCACACTTTACGAGATACCTGCCGGACGACGACAGCACGTCAGCCGGCAACAACCGGGAGAACTGA
- the nqrE gene encoding NADH:ubiquinone reductase (Na(+)-transporting) subunit E produces MEHYLSLFVSAVFVENMALMLFLGMCTFLAVSKKVETAIGLGIAVVVVQAITVPVNNLIFHYLLKDGALAWAGMPDVDLSFLGFLCYIGVIAAMVQILEMFLDKFVPALYNALGVFLPLITVNCAILGASLFMVERSYTFPESVVYGIGAGFGWALAIVLLAGIREKMKYSDVPAGLRGLGITFVSTGLMSLGFMSFSGLTL; encoded by the coding sequence ATGGAACATTATCTGAGTCTTTTTGTCAGTGCGGTGTTTGTGGAAAACATGGCACTCATGCTGTTCCTGGGCATGTGTACTTTTCTGGCGGTGTCCAAGAAGGTAGAGACGGCCATCGGTCTGGGCATTGCTGTGGTGGTGGTGCAGGCGATCACCGTGCCAGTGAACAACCTGATTTTCCACTACCTGCTCAAGGATGGCGCGCTGGCGTGGGCAGGCATGCCCGATGTTGACCTCAGCTTTCTGGGTTTCCTGTGTTACATCGGCGTGATCGCGGCGATGGTGCAGATCCTGGAGATGTTTCTGGACAAGTTTGTGCCGGCACTTTACAACGCACTGGGTGTGTTTCTGCCACTGATCACTGTGAACTGTGCCATTCTCGGCGCCTCGCTGTTCATGGTGGAGCGTAGCTACACCTTCCCCGAGAGTGTTGTGTATGGCATTGGTGCCGGTTTCGGCTGGGCGCTGGCAATCGTATTGCTGGCCGGCATTCGTGAGAAAATGAAATACAGCGATGTGCCCGCAGGTCTGCGTGGTCTGGGCATCACGTTTGTCAGTACCGGCTTGATGTCACTTGGCTTCATGTCTTTCAGTGGTCTGACGCTGTAA
- the nqrF gene encoding NADH:ubiquinone reductase (Na(+)-transporting) subunit F gives MDITTIVAGALMFTVVVMLLVMLILAARAKLVSSGDVKIEINGDPDKSITVPAGGKLLNTLADAGIYLSSACGGGGTCAQCKCKVMDGGGSMLPTEAGHFTMGEAKENWRLSCQVAVKQDMKVEVDPEFFGVKQWECEVISNHNVATFIKELVLKIPEGEVVDFRAGGYVQLEIPAHEVQYKDFEIDERFRDDWQKFGLFDLSSKCNETTIRAYSMANYPEEFGIIKFNIRVATPPPRTNYPPGIMSSYIFNMKPGDKIKVFGPYGEFFAKETENEMVFIGGGAGMAPMRSHIFDQLCRLNSNRKISFWYGARSKKEMFYVEDFDQLAAKHDNFVWHVALSEPQPEDNWTGYTGFIHNVVRDHYLIDHEAPEDCEYYMCGPPIMNASCIKMLKDLGVEDENIALDEFS, from the coding sequence ATGGATATCACAACGATTGTAGCTGGCGCATTGATGTTTACCGTCGTGGTAATGCTGCTGGTGATGTTGATTCTTGCCGCACGTGCCAAGCTGGTCAGTTCTGGTGACGTGAAGATCGAGATCAACGGTGACCCGGATAAGTCCATCACCGTACCGGCGGGTGGCAAGCTGCTTAACACGCTGGCGGACGCCGGTATTTACCTTTCCTCGGCCTGCGGTGGCGGCGGTACTTGCGCCCAGTGCAAATGCAAGGTCATGGATGGCGGTGGTTCCATGCTGCCAACCGAAGCGGGTCATTTCACCATGGGTGAAGCCAAGGAAAATTGGCGCCTGTCATGCCAGGTTGCAGTCAAACAGGATATGAAAGTTGAAGTTGATCCTGAGTTCTTTGGTGTCAAGCAGTGGGAATGCGAAGTTATTTCCAATCACAACGTGGCAACCTTTATTAAAGAGCTGGTGCTGAAGATTCCGGAAGGCGAAGTGGTCGATTTCCGCGCCGGTGGTTACGTGCAGCTGGAGATTCCAGCGCACGAAGTACAATACAAAGACTTTGAGATTGACGAACGATTCCGCGATGACTGGCAGAAGTTTGGTCTGTTTGATCTGAGCTCAAAGTGCAATGAAACCACGATCCGGGCCTACTCTATGGCCAACTATCCGGAAGAGTTCGGTATCATCAAATTCAATATCCGGGTAGCGACGCCGCCACCTCGCACCAATTATCCACCGGGTATCATGTCGTCCTATATCTTTAATATGAAGCCTGGCGACAAGATCAAGGTATTTGGTCCTTACGGCGAATTCTTTGCCAAGGAAACCGAGAACGAAATGGTGTTCATTGGTGGTGGTGCCGGTATGGCGCCCATGCGTTCACACATTTTCGACCAACTGTGTCGACTTAACAGCAACCGCAAAATCTCCTTCTGGTATGGTGCGCGTAGCAAAAAAGAAATGTTCTACGTTGAGGACTTTGACCAGCTGGCAGCCAAGCACGACAACTTTGTCTGGCATGTTGCGCTGTCTGAGCCGCAACCTGAAGACAACTGGACAGGTTACACCGGGTTTATTCACAACGTGGTGCGCGACCATTATCTGATTGATCATGAGGCGCCGGAAGACTGTGAGTACTACATGTGCGGTCCGCCCATCATGAACGCATCGTGCATCAAGATGCTGAAAGATCTCGGCGTAGAAGACGAAAATATCGCACTGGACGAATTCTCCTGA